The genomic DNA TGggagaatattattattaataataataataattaataatattatttagttATCGCTATACCTGAAGCTCGTCAAGGGCCTGGTACTGTCAGTacttaagttaaaaatataacgactgtttaagataataattaataaccttTTCTTTTTTCTCCAGCATGATgttgatgacaaaaaaaaaaataacaaacactCACTGGCCATTTAATTAGTTAGCTATCGTCACAGTGTCCGATACAAGCACACAAATTATAAGATATACTGCGTGTCCTTTGGTGTGTGGATTATCTTGAGCAGTTTccgtcagtttttttttttattatttattttattttattttgtttaaatattattattatttatatatatatttatatttattgaagctGCTTCAAGGCGACGTTACTTAACATTTTTTCACTTGTGCTTTCTGGCCCTTGAATCTCGAGCTTCTTGCTATGCACTCGGTTACGTCTTCCAATTGTGAGGGTGTGCTCGTGATGGCGCTTGATTGCCTTGGCCTTGTGATGCTTGGGAAGGTATCATGTCAAGTAGATATTGACGTTGTAAGTCGGCAGCTTGACGTTGCAACTCGACCATTCCTTTACTTCCGGCAGCTTGAGCCATCGCAAGTTGATAAGGATACAGAAGCGGATTAAATTGTGGCATCATGTGAGCCGGTAGTGGCTGATGCTGTGGTAATCCTGGTACTTGAGACTTGGTCAATTCTGCCGAGTaattcaatacttttaaaaaggGGTAAGACACacaattcataaataaactatgagataaaaaatcattaccTCTTATCAGTTGTTGCTGGAGTGCAGCAGCCGCTGCTGCGTGATGGGGAGAAAATTTACCGCTTTCGGCGAGTTTTACTAGAGGATGGTCTTGGAGTTTTTGTGTGGGTGGAGTTGGGGCTGGTGGAGGAACTTGTTGAACTGATGGTTGAGGTGCTGGTGGTGTTGCTACTCGTCTTGTTGGAGTTACAGCCTTTGGAACCGGTTTTGGTGCTGGTGGATCGGGACTCGGACTTGCCGCTTGGGCtaatttttgttccatttcatgTTCTTGCTGTAGTGCTTTTACAAAAGCTGTTTTTAatctgaaatatttattttaacaaattaataatctcATTATTTTATTGGATTTACTCTTGATAGTCACGTAGGAACCAGAAGACCCCAGAGTTTTAAACTCCAAATATCTCCATAAatattcagtttaaaaaaaaaatacaagataacttttttgtagagaatttgaagggctacaaaaaaggtctcttgtaatttttcaaataagtcgatatttacaaagatatttataaaaaaccaatcacacttttttttcgataatttgtaaatttctagtagaaaattttaaactccaaTATCTCCATGAATattcagtttttaaaaaaagtacaagatatcttttttgtagagaatttaaagggctacaaaaaagttctcttgtaatttttcaaataagtcgatatttacaaagatatttataaaaaaccaatcacacttttttttcggtaatttggaaatttttagtagaaaattttaaactccaaAGATCTCCATAAatattcagtttaaaaaaaaagtacaagatatcttttttgtagagaatttaaagggctacaaaaaaggtctcttgtaatttttcgatcaagtcaatatttacaaaaaaccaattacacttttttttcgataattttcaaatttctagtagaaaattttaaactcaatttaaaaaaataattttactttttataaaataaaatttttttataaattaaaattctatgtataaattaattggtTTTATTTCTCtagctgataaaaaatactggGATCTTATAGACTAGACTCCTCGTGacccttaaaaataaatataaaaaaaaaaaaagtaaattaccgATTAGTATGTTCAGCTTTAAGCGCTTTTTTAACATTTGTAGTAACGCAATGCTCGCAAATAACTCTAGGATCACGTCCAGCGGGAGGTCGTAGGAATGTCGCGTGCTGTCCACGTGGTCCTTCTTTTTTCCCGTTCGTCGCAGGTTTTTCCCACTTCCATACAGGCGTAAAATCAGTCTTACACTGGGTGCACTCGAAGGGTTCTGGTGGTGGTGGTATGGCCGGTTCTTTAGTGATAAAGTCAACGACATGCTCCAATCCaacaagataaataaattctgtGTTTGATGGATTGGGAACGAAGTGCATCTCCGGAGGTGGAGGTTTTGGTGGCGGTATCTGCAGCAGTGTTTTTTCCAACTGATTTCTCAATGCTAATTTTGCTGCTGCTTGACGCTGGGCTGGCCTCTGACTGTCCTCCCTCGGCCTTTccttgatttaaaataaaaatattttattttttctcagtcgctctttattttttactacttatttagtggaaaatttaaaacaattgaactacggtaataataataatgatttataaaatgCTTGCTTCATACGTTAATTTAATAACGTCAAAATACCTGCTCAGGAATTACAGGAGTATTAATTGCTGTCGTAGTTTTACTTTCTTGAGATCCAACAACAAGCTGCTTTGTAATTACACAACAAATTATTGGTATCTcacaaattatttcatttatcgatttataatttttttaaattgttagtATTCTTACACTTAAGATCATTCTCAAACAATAcccgccattttttaaaaatattcagtgACCGTGAACTGACACAgccgtaataaaattttattaattaattaaaaaaaaaaattaaagcattaatcgAAAAAAGGAGACcgtagattttaaaaaaattactcacaattgataaaaatttttatttttttcaaaatgagaaattataaaaaaaaaatttttttaaaaattgcacttgtagtttttttaattttctacatgtgcatttttttttttttttttttttttaaattgatctgttgacgaaaatccaaaaatttttaattgtcttcagaattatttttttttaaatctcttggctttagttttttttaattaattaataaaagattatTAGTCATGACAGTccgtcattgaatatttttaaaaagtagggggaggggggggggcatTGTCTGAGAAAGCccttgaataataaataaatgaaaattaataaaaattacctggtGCGCGGGTACAGGTGTTGGGTCTTTAGTGGATCGTTCAGTTCTGTCAGGTAGCGCATGATACGTTGGTACATTTGCAGAGACACT from Microplitis mediator isolate UGA2020A chromosome 7, iyMicMedi2.1, whole genome shotgun sequence includes the following:
- the LOC130671207 gene encoding transcriptional repressor p66-alpha isoform X4, which produces MEAMDLDGDSVVDLSVSSVRRESSSASSNLSGDPGVPLNLGINYSSNANNNSDNNILEPRNIQNSSRGILAPKTGEDRRPRRILRPRTEKSYAESPDEPRINGYVNGNNSDSDEGEMPPLLPIKELSSDELAEREKNLRKLKEDLRSEEMKLVLLKKIKQSQQLKENIAAIPPKVANKIPPPVTVQPVAHSHRITKAPPPLLRGQPAPSRSSSLHAPPPGMLLPPNAGRSPTSSTGMPPNMVIPQPPHPRTRPPSVSANVPTYHALPDRTERSTKDPTPVPAHQQLVVGSQESKTTTAINTPVIPEQERPREDSQRPAQRQAAAKLALRNQLEKTLLQIPPPKPPPPEMHFVPNPSNTEFIYLVGLEHVVDFITKEPAIPPPPEPFECTQCKTDFTPVWKWEKPATNGKKEGPRGQHATFLRPPAGRDPRVICEHCVTTNVKKALKAEHTNRLKTAFVKALQQEHEMEQKLAQAASPSPDPPAPKPVPKAVTPTRRVATPPAPQPSVQQVPPPAPTPPTQKLQDHPLVKLAESGKFSPHHAAAAAALQQQLIRELTKSQVPGLPQHQPLPAHMMPQFNPLLYPYQLAMAQAAGSKGMVELQRQAADLQRQYLLDMIPSQASQGQGNQAPSRAHPHNWKT
- the LOC130671207 gene encoding transcriptional repressor p66-alpha isoform X2, with protein sequence MEAMDLDGDSVVDLSVSSVRRESSSASSNLSGDPGVPLNLGINYSSNANNNSDNNILEPRNIQNSSRGILAPKTGEDRRPRRILRPRTEKSYAESPDEPRINGYVNGNNSDSDEGEMPPLLPIKELSSDELAEREKNLRKLKEDLRSEEMKLVLLKKIKQSQQLKENIAAIPPKVANKIPPPVTVQPVAHSHRITKAPPPLLRGQPAPSRSSSLHAPPPGMLLPPNAGRSPTSSTGMPPNMVIPQPPHPRTRPPSVSANVPTYHALPDRTERSTKDPTPVPAHQQLVVGSQESKTTTAINTPVIPEQERPREDSQRPAQRQAAAKLALRNQLEKTLLQIPPPKPPPPEMHFVPNPSNTEFIYLVGLEHVVDFITKEPAIPPPPEPFECTQCKTDFTPVWKWEKPATNGKKEGPRGQHATFLRPPAGRDPRVICEHCVTTNVKKALKAEHTNRLKTAFVKALQQEHEMEQKLAQAASPSPDPPAPKPVPKAVTPTRRVATPPAPQPSVQQVPPPAPTPPTQKLQDHPLVKLAESGKFSPHHAAAAAALQQQLIRVLNYSAELTKSQVPGLPQHQPLPAHMMPQFNPLLYPYQLAMAQAAGSKGMVELQRQAADLQRQYLLDMIPSQASQGQGNQAPSRAHPHNWKT
- the LOC130671207 gene encoding transcriptional repressor p66-alpha isoform X3 — its product is MEAMDLDGDSVVDLSVSVRRESSSASSNLSGDPGVPLNLGINYSSNANNNSDNNILEPRNIQNSSRGILAPKTGEDRRPRRILRPRTEKSYAESPDEPRINGYVNGNNSDSDEGEMPPLLPIKELSSDELAEREKNLRKLKEDLRSEEMKLVLLKKIKQSQQLKENIAAIPPKVANKIPPPVTVQPVAHSHRITKAPPPLLRGQPAPSRSSSLHAPPPGMLLPPNAGRSPTSSTGMPPNMVIPQPPHPRTRPPSVSANVPTYHALPDRTERSTKDPTPVPAHQQLVVGSQESKTTTAINTPVIPEQERPREDSQRPAQRQAAAKLALRNQLEKTLLQIPPPKPPPPEMHFVPNPSNTEFIYLVGLEHVVDFITKEPAIPPPPEPFECTQCKTDFTPVWKWEKPATNGKKEGPRGQHATFLRPPAGRDPRVICEHCVTTNVKKALKAEHTNRLKTAFVKALQQEHEMEQKLAQAASPSPDPPAPKPVPKAVTPTRRVATPPAPQPSVQQVPPPAPTPPTQKLQDHPLVKLAESGKFSPHHAAAAAALQQQLIRVLNYSAELTKSQVPGLPQHQPLPAHMMPQFNPLLYPYQLAMAQAAGSKGMVELQRQAADLQRQYLLDMIPSQASQGQGNQAPSRAHPHNWKT
- the LOC130671207 gene encoding transcriptional repressor p66 alpha isoform X1; this translates as MEAMDLDGDSVVDLSVSSVRRESSSASSNLSGDPGVPLNLGINYSSNANNNSDNNILEPRNIQNSSRGILAPKTGEDRRPRRILRPRTEKSYAESPDEPRINGYVNGNNSDSDEGEMPPLLPIKELSSDELAEREKNLRKLKEDLRSEEMKLVLLKKIKQSQQLKENIAAIPPKVANKIPPPVTVQPVAHSHRITKAPPPLLRGQPAPSRSSSLHAPPPGMLLPPNAGRSPTSSTGMPPNMVIPQPPHPRTRPPSVSANVPTYHALPDRTERSTKDPTPVPAHQLVVGSQESKTTTAINTPVIPEQERPREDSQRPAQRQAAAKLALRNQLEKTLLQIPPPKPPPPEMHFVPNPSNTEFIYLVGLEHVVDFITKEPAIPPPPEPFECTQCKTDFTPVWKWEKPATNGKKEGPRGQHATFLRPPAGRDPRVICEHCVTTNVKKALKAEHTNRLKTAFVKALQQEHEMEQKLAQAASPSPDPPAPKPVPKAVTPTRRVATPPAPQPSVQQVPPPAPTPPTQKLQDHPLVKLAESGKFSPHHAAAAAALQQQLIRGNDFLSHSLFMNCVSYPFLKVLNYSAELTKSQVPGLPQHQPLPAHMMPQFNPLLYPYQLAMAQAAGSKGMVELQRQAADLQRQYLLDMIPSQASQGQGNQAPSRAHPHNWKT
- the LOC130671207 gene encoding transcriptional repressor p66-beta isoform X5 — protein: MEAMDLDGDSVVDLSVSSVRRESSSASSNLSGDPGVPLNLGINYSSNANNNSDNNILEPRNIQNSSRGILAPKTGEDRRPRRILRPRTEKSYAESPDEPRINGYVNGNNSDSDEGEMPPLLPIKELSSDELAEREKNLRKLKEDLRSEEMKLVLLKKIKQSQQLKENIAAIPPKVANKIPPPVTVQPVAHSHRITKAPPPLLRGQPAPSRSSSLHAPPPGMLLPPNAGRSPTSSTGMPPNMVIPQPPHPRTRPPSVSANVPTYHALPDRTERSTKDPTPVPAHQERPREDSQRPAQRQAAAKLALRNQLEKTLLQIPPPKPPPPEMHFVPNPSNTEFIYLVGLEHVVDFITKEPAIPPPPEPFECTQCKTDFTPVWKWEKPATNGKKEGPRGQHATFLRPPAGRDPRVICEHCVTTNVKKALKAEHTNRLKTAFVKALQQEHEMEQKLAQAASPSPDPPAPKPVPKAVTPTRRVATPPAPQPSVQQVPPPAPTPPTQKLQDHPLVKLAESGKFSPHHAAAAAALQQQLIRVLNYSAELTKSQVPGLPQHQPLPAHMMPQFNPLLYPYQLAMAQAAGSKGMVELQRQAADLQRQYLLDMIPSQASQGQGNQAPSRAHPHNWKT